TGCTAATGATACTGGGTTTTTCTGTAACTTTAGTGTCTTGAGGTTTTTTTGAGCTAGTACCATTTAACTCTTGCATTCAGTCTTGTACAACTGGTTTGCCTGTTTTGTTGTCCTCAAGTAGTGTCAAAACAAAGGTTTCTAGCTTGACTACGGTTGCATCAAAGCACAACTGAAACACTGCTTTAAAAGTAAAGCAGACCTGGTGTTTAATACAGGGGTTTAGGAGGAGCTTGAATTGCTTTTTGGGTGTTAGAAAATGGTACCCACGAGAAACTGGAAAAGTGTACCACATTGAGCTGGTGAGACTCCATGTAGAGTAGACCCTTAAAATGCCACTAATCAGAATTCTGGAAAATCCTTCCCACAGCAGTGTGTAGACACCAGCCATCCCTTTTATTTCATTGTGAAACTTGTAGTTCATAGTAGTAAGCTTTTACTACCTCTTCTAATTTAGCTAATCAGGTGAAAGGCAGGCTATATACAGTTTTTGTAACAGCTCAGTCTGGCAACGTATCTCTTTGTTTAGAGGTACATATATCAGaagtgcaaatacttatgcagAGCAGCATGTTGTAAAGTGGACCAGATATAGCTATGaagtaaaaaagcaaaaaataggAGGGAACAGTTCAGTCTGAGTTAATTCTGTTTAAGGAATGGTTCTATGGGCACTCAGTGTAGAACTTAAATACTTATTTATACAATAATGAAGTATATTGGAGTAACGAAGACCAAAGTTTAAAATTTGGGAATCTTGTCAGGTCTGGTAGAATCAATATAAACTATGAAATACTGACTTGctttatttcttttccatttctagtgTGCAACCTGCTTGGGAGTTTGCTGTTTCATAGTCACTGATGATATTACTGTAAGGATAAACACTTAACCCTTTATATCAAGTTTTACACAAATTTTAATGATTGAATTTAGCCACTTACactactttttcttttaaaccaggAACTGTATTCAACTATGGAGTGTCTGGAAAACATATTCACAAAATcctatcagagagagagagacactaatGGCATCTCTAGCACCCACAACACAGTGCTTCACATCAGTGCACTTTTAGCATGGACTCTGTTGCTGACCATCTGTCCAGTGAGCGAAGTGAAGAAAAAACTTGAAATGTATGTTCCTTTCCTGGAAGGCAGCTTTTACAATGATCTGTTACTTTGCCTTAATGTTGCTTTATTGTAAAAATCACTCTTTACAGATTAATAAAATGTGGCTCTTTTTTTCTAGGCACTTACACAAACTTCCAAACTTGTTATCTTGTGATGATGTCAACATGAGAATTGCTGCTGGAGAAACACTAGCTCTTCTGTTTGAACTGGCACGAGAAATGGAAGCTGTAAGTATAATGGATTTAGCTGTGACAGGTTTCTTGCTTTGAGATTGTTACAAACTAAACACTGTGGTGTGTAATGCTCTTTCACATAGGATCCCTGATTTCAAAGGACCACCTCTTACAGTCTAGTTGTATCCATGTGCACATTCTGGGTGGGAAAGTTGCATATAAACACTCCACAACTTAAGATAATGAAGAAAAAGTATCTAAACAGTAGAATGAAATTTAGGTAGATACATTAGAACTACTCCAATTAAAACAAGCTTACTTGTGCTAGCCCTCCTATTATCTCCCTGTGATAACTCCAGGGCTGCTGGAATGCTAGAGTTGACAAAATCTGATACTAACatctaaataacttttttttaaagaactgcaaagaaaataaatgtagaTTGGCATCTTGTACCCCAACAAACCATGGTAAGGGGGGCATTCGGTACAGACCCTTACCCTTTTCAGCTTGTCCAAATCTGCCGGTTCCAAGGACTCCCAGAAAGCATCACTGTGTGCTGTCACAGTTGCAATGCACTCTTGAGTTTAGACAGTATCTTTAGTAGGGGGTTTTCTATTTCCTTATGTTGCCTCAAAGGGGGGGTACCCAATGATGAAGAGGTTAGTAAAACATTATGGGACTTGCCTGATTCTTTTGAACAATTTCTTGGCGTCTGAAAGTAGATTGGGTGATTTGCATTTTGCCAGTTGCAATTTTGGAGGAAGACTTCTAAGGAGTTACTTTTATTTATGTTGTGCTACTGAGGTTGTGATAGGTATATTTTCCTTGTGGTTCACCTTTGCACCAGATAGTTAGAAATTTAAATAACTTTTAATTTTGCTTTACAACACAGACTTAATCTATTTTGTTACCCTTCAGTAATGTGCCTTATTAACTTCTTAACTGTTTTTTTGACAGCACTGAAGAAATTAGTCTTCAACTATCCATGGGCACAGCTTGGGAGGGCTGCCAGAAGTGCTCCTGGCAAAGCACATCAGCCTTGACCAAGCTAGAACATGGTCTGAGAGGGAAGGGTAACTGTGAATGAGGCAGGATACCAAGCACAGTAACTTCACATAGTATCTAAATTGTGCTGCTTTTTGTAGTGCTTCTAAATACAGGAGACTGCAAGATTCTAGCTATGGAAGCCTACTTTGAAAGGGCTTGACAGTGACAGTGAAGTTTAGGCCTGGCAAGATGAGTCCAGAGCTTGAACTCTCTTCATCACTTGGACTGTGGCTGCAAGTGACTGAAATTTTCGTTTGAATGTACTTGGTTTTGATTAAATATAAATCTGCGTTCTTTAAAATCTTAAAACACTTCCTTTAAGAAAACCACATCAGTTCATATGTAAGTTACCCAGTTCAGTGGCTTGTATAATAAGCAGAATTTATGACAAAAGGATTATCCCAATGGCCTTGTAACACGTCTGATGCTAATCTTATCTCATTCATGCAAGAATACATGCAGTATTCACTTTTAAGTTTACCAACTTAATCTCAGGATCAGATGAGACTAAGTATATTTGTGTGGTATGGTATATGGGGCAGACTGGGAGGACTGAGgtaaaaatgtgatttaaaaattgcaatgacaaaggaaataaacacacaGAAGACAGCTATTAAATATAGTAGTGCCTAGGAGACTCAGTTAAGGTGCAGGGTTCTATTTTTTTAGGCACAGGTCAAAAATTAACAGATGGTCCATGCCACAAATAGCACGCTATCAAAGTAACACACTACCATTTGAAAGAGTAATGTAAATAATGTGGAATTCGTAAAAGGACAAAACAGTTGATGTGCTTGTAATCGGTTAGGAATTAATCTGACCTCCAAAAACTGTTCAGATTTATTCTTCTAAAAATATTAGAAGTCCCCCTTGTAAGCTCCAGGCTCCCTTTCCAAAACTTAAATTAATAGTAATAAATGGCATTAAACATCTTAAGGCAACTGTCAATATCTCTGAAATCCACCCCAAAACATAATTATCCTATGCCAATAaacatttcattgacttcaagtgTTAGAGAACGTAATGCTACAGCATGTTCAGAGGGTTAACAAATCTAGGCACTAGCTAGCAGGCTAAGTGGGGAGTTTGTTCCATAATCCAAGGGCCTTACAAGAGACCTTGTTGGCAGCTTTTTTCATATTGAGGGAGCTCCACACTGAATGCTTCAGCTGATAACTGTACCAGCAGGTGCACACAGGTCATGCTTGGGTAACCTGGATCCTGATTACTTAATCATTCAAGTACAGTtagtacatttattttacattataaaCGCCTCATGTGATCCAAGTGACAGACAATACCATGGGAAAAGTTGATGTATTACCACTTAGAGAAAATGGGTGTAAAGACCAGAAATTGAAATATCTCCTTTTGTCTGACTAGGATTTCTTTTATGAAGACATGGAACTTTTGACACAGAAACTAAAGGCCCTGGCTACAGATGGAAACAAGCACCGTGCCAAAGTAGACAAAAGAAAGCAGCGATCTGTCTTTAGAGACGTCTTGCGAGCAGTAGAGGTACTCTTGATTGCTTTGAAAATACTGATCTGTAAAGCAAAAAGTGGCACACAATTTATAAAACAGTTGTATGAACACTGGACCATTGGAAAAACTCTTACAATTTTAGATGAATTTTGAACATAAGCTCCACATAACTTAAATTTTGAGTTTCTTAACTCATTAAGAATTAAGGCAGGATTAGTGTTAACTACATCTTTCAAAGGTTCATGCTTAGTAATCTAAAAAGGATTCAACGGTCAACTGAAAAACCTCATTTTAGATTGGAAATACAAACCTGACTTCCATATTGGATATATGGTTTTCTATAAAATGGATAAAatattgcaatataaatgttaagtgCCCCTTTATTCAATGTACTGAGTTTTCTGCTGAGAGACTTGTCCTTTACAGCCAAACTCTGAATTATGGAATTCTAAAATCTATCAGTTCATTAGCGGAATTAGTGCCTTGCAGTGTAAGCAAGAAACAGCTTGCATTATTCAGCTGTTGTGTGGATTCAGTTTATAATTGCTCCACTCGAAGGGCTTAAAGAATTACGTCCCTTAAAGCATATCTCTGTGCTTAGGTTAACATTGCTGTAGAGAACCGTACAGAATACAGTAACTTCTCATTGAACAGTTTTTCGTTGTTAAGTTGCTGATTAATTAGAGAACATGTTCTAAAGTTGCACGATGCTCCCTtatgttgtttggcagctgcctgctttgtccactgcctgcagaaagagcagcccgttgtagctagctggtgggggttgaaaccagggtggactggcagccccctatcagctcccctaagttgcttgtgcggcagccacccagcaggctaccaattgctggGTAGTTCAGgtgtcccttccccccactgccctgtacTGCTCCTGTCCTCtgtcttggagctgctcccaggagtccCCTGCTTGCTatgcagggggagggaaagggaagctaatgtcagggtgtccccctctgctcccactcctttaccccatctccacagagcagggtggagATACGACAGGGCTctggacggagggagcttgctggcagcacctgctgtctcaacttgctgatctccTTAAAAAGCCAGTGTACTTAAAGGGACAATGtgtatgtgtctctctctcacacacggggtgtgtgtgtgtgtgtctgtctctctctccatgctGTCATGCTGTCTCCTATCCCTCCATCATgatgccttgtagagtgtgaggctacattaacaacatgtTAACCCTTGGGGGCTCAattgagtgctagttcatcatttagtagtgaggcattccctgggaaatatcccaccctctgactccaccacctcaaccaagcttcacaatcatcattgctgtgtacggtattaaattttatatatattgtgTCTGGCAAATAAAATTTCCTTGAAAcctaacccccccctccccccttttttacgtaattcttatggggaaattagaTTCACTTAACATAGTTGTGCttaaaatagtgtttttcaggaacataactacaatgttaagtgaggagctACTGTACCATTGCTAAAAGCTCTGGACAGTAATTTTCAGCTCTTCACCAGAAAAGTGTTCACAAGTCACTAAGCCAGATAAATAAGCTTACATTTCGTAATGAAAGGGTGTTGGTAGGTTAGATGACACTTGAATCTTTAACTGTGTAAAATCTGGCCAATACCAGCTAAATGAAATAATTGTACTTTCAAACAATCAAAAGTTCTCAGCAGTGAACGTTGGTCTGAGAAAGAAACTAACTACTGATAGGGTGGGATGCTTAGACTTATACTGTCAGGAGTAATTACATTACCAGTTACATAAATACAGAAGAAGGTGACTTAGTCACTAACAGCCCCAAAAATGAATTAGAGAACATTCTTTACTTAAGGTCTTATATTGGCACCCATAGTTGCATTATCTGAAATGTATACCCGTAAGTATGGTTTGCATCAAAACACAGCATTTTAAAGGGGGTTATAAAATTTCCTTTTCAACAGTGTTAAGACCTTGCCTGGATCTTTAAAGATCCACTGAGACCTGACTGATTTACAGCTGTGAATCAAATTCCCCTGGACAAAGCCCATACCAAGTGAACATTTCTTTTGATATTCTACTTCTGTATTCATACTTACATCATTGTACCTCCCAATGTTACCTGTAGCAGCATAAATACTCTTAAGGTTCAGTCCTGAATCAACCTGTGTCCAGTAAAATCTGCAATTGTATTATACATGCATAGTAGGTTACTTTACAGAAtaacgggtttcagagtagcagctgtgttagtctgtattcgcaaaaagaaaaggagtactcgtggcaccttagagactaacaaatttatttgagcataagctttcgtgagctacagctcactacatgaTTCTTGTCCTTATTACATAGGATCACTCGATGAAAGGAAAACTACACTAGTTCTTAACATGTGTAAGCTTTCTATATAACTTTTGTCTGCTTAGGACTTTTTCTAAATCGGGGTTTTGGTAATGTAGTCTCCATGTTTTGTCTTTGGTTTTTGGACAGGAGCGTGACTTCCCTACAGAGACTGTCAAATTTGGACCTGAGCGCATGTATATTGACTGCTGGGTTAAGAAACAAACATATGATACCTTCAAGGAGCTTCTGGGATCAGGGATGCAATATCATTTGCAGGTGAGCTGTTATTTCACACTGTTTCCTGTCTGGCCACTTGAATAATTATTGCCTATTTGAAATTTTCCTGTTTTCTATTGGAATTTAGCCAATGATTTGTTAAAGTTGTTTCCCAATAGAAGTATTTAAGAATAAAGCAACATGTCTTGAATTATAGCTATGGTAAACTGGTTCTAAAGTAACTTTCTATTTTAATTCAAATTTTGTAAAGAGAAAACTAAGGGTTATTTTACACTGGACCAGTGTAATCATAAATAGCCAGCTGAAAATTCCCCTTGCAGAAGGGAAATCACTTCTGGTGTAGTTTACACCAGCCCACCCCAGTGTGGGTAATATGGCAGTGTAGAAACTTTGATGCTGAGGTCAGGGCATTGCAGAATCAGGATGCTGTAACTGCCTCTGACAACTCCTGTGCTGAGCATTGATTTGTCTGATGCAAGCAAGAATTGAGCCCTGATTACTTACAATAAAATGATGGCAGGGGACCGTATTCAACAAGTGTAAATTACTTGTATGGACTCATGTAATTTAAATCTCAAGATTAAAGCTGCTACAATATTCCATATAGAACCTTGATTACTGATGTGTTAATTTTTTTACTCAGTCCAATGAGTTTCTTCGGAATGTGTTTGAACTTGGACCACCAGTAATGCTTGATGCTGCAACTCTTAAAACAATGAAGATATCCCGTTTTGAAAGGGTATGTTATCACACCTTTAACTGTATCACTTGCTCTTACCATGCTATCCTATTCCCTTTGAGAATTAAATAACATTTGAAACCTGAACAGTTGAACAGCTGCCATTTTAGAGTCAACCTGCTACAAATGTTTGGTTTAATGAAAAATGGCTGGTCTGGGGTGCTTCACAAACACATTGTGTCCTGGATCAAGTTTTAGGTTCACCCTGGTGACTGAAGAGCTAGTAATGAGAGCTGTATAGACTTTTGAACACCCTTTTGCGTGGGGGTACAGCACTTGTTTCTGTCCCTAGATGGTCCTGAGATGTTACACTGGAGCATGACAACTGAAGCCTGTGGAAAAGCTGCTTACCTCAGACATTAGTTATTTAACTCTCTTCCTGTAAAGCTTGTATAGTGGGATTCATGGCAACTAGGAGACTTAGCTGTTCATGAGGAGATATATGAGAAATGGTCCTGACAAAATCTTCAAAACTTCTGTAAAATGACATCCAGAATGCATGATGTGGTGTGGAGTATAGGATTCGTGCTGTATGGCTTTAGGGTGATTGGGTAATCCTTGTTTTGGCACTCTCCAACAGTGTGACCATCCTATATTTATGCGTACAAAACTTAGACTGTACCATTTTAGGTATCCAAAACTCTCCTACAACGGATTAGGATCCACACCAATTGGATGTATAGTATAACCTTtcagaggcaggaggagggttTTCTTGCCAGTTAATACTAGAATATTAAGAATAGATGTTTTCTAGCCATAGTCAGATTACTCACATTTATTTAGAACACAGTGTTATGGAGCAATGTTTTCAAACACCCAGCCTGTGGGTCAGATCAGTCAAACTTCACGTATTTGTGGTTTGCATGATATTCAGAAGTCATCTAAAATACTTCCTAGCTTTGTGGGTTCTGAAGATCACTTTCCCAATATAATCAGTGtaaaactgatgcagagtttTCCTGAATCTGAATACTAAAACTAACTTGGTAGGGGAATTAACTCTAACTTTAACTTTAAAGCTTAAATGACTGACATTGGGAGAAGTTGCTGTACACCGAGGACAGTATGTAGTCTTAAATCATTCCTTGACCTGTGGACCATAGTTAAATTGAATTTTGTCCTTTTCACAGAATGAGTGACACCTGTTTGGGAGCCTTGAAGAAATAGTCAGATCTGTTAAATGCTAGAATCCAGACAAGCAGTAAAACTTCAAAACCATCAAGTCACTTCCAGTAAAATTTAGGAACTTAAGGTCCTCTCATTTAGACTCCTGAATGTCTGTCAtcttttctattttgaaaaaatTTAGATCTTATTTCCATAGGGTGACACTCATGCTTATCTAGTGGTCGTTCTCTTTTAATCTGTTTATTAGGTCATTATGTGCTAAAATCTTGGAACCTATGACCGACCTTTGACATAAAATTTGTATTCATTTTGTACCACAATTCTGACACCATCTGacatttaaatcaatttaaaatccTTTACAGCCTAATTATTTAAAGAACTTAAACTAGTTTAGGCGTAGATATTTCAAACATCTGACTAAAGCTTCTCTTTCACTTTGTAGCACTTGTACAACTCTGCAGCATTCAAGGCTCGAACAAAGGCTAGAAGCAAATGTCGTGACAAAAGAACAGATGTGGGTGAATTTTTCTAGATCTTCCATGTGGGTTCCAATGTTGAAGACTTATGTAATTTCATAATTTTTTATAAATGTAATTGTTGTAACCTTGAAATTTGAGATTTAATTTATATAGCCACATAGCTTACACTTCATTGCACAGGGATAATATCTAATGTATAGTATCTGTAAATGTTATGCATGTTATAATTGCTTTAGGTGGGTGTGTACTGTATGTATATAGGATCAGTTGATCTAAAATTGGGTGGAAATGTAACTTGTAACACTTATGCTGGATCAAAATCACTCATAAATTTGGTAAATATAGCAACAATTCAGTTGTTAGATGGCTCTGAAGGCTATATGTATTAAACTGCCAAAATTGTCTGACCCAGCTCATCTTGGATTGGTGTTAATACAGCAATGAAATTACATAGAAGAGCAAGTCTTCTTGATAAGAAGAGCAGAGTACAAGAACAAACATGCCTCTGGAACAGCTGCTATTTTTTCAATTATACCCTGTaattttaacttattttaaaCTGGCTGCTGAACTGACAAATGGCAGAAGATATAACCTTACTATATTATACCAGTGCCATGAAGTCCTGCTGTTGGCACTTAATATGGAGTAGTAAATAGTACAAACATACTTGACtacatttaactttaaaagtgGTGACACATTTTACATATTTACTTGTATAAGACTGTTCCATCTTCGGAATAAAAATCTTTCTCACTGAAGTCTTTTAAAATGTGG
The nucleotide sequence above comes from Caretta caretta isolate rCarCar2 chromosome 1, rCarCar1.hap1, whole genome shotgun sequence. Encoded proteins:
- the IFRD1 gene encoding interferon-related developmental regulator 1 isoform X1 yields the protein MPKSKKRGSNHQRGAGGQHRNVQPFSDEDASIETMSHCSGFSDPASFTEEGPEVDEEATQEDFEYKLKGFIDLTLDKSAKTRQAALEGLKNALTSKILYEFILERRMTLTDSIERCIKKGKSDEQSAAARLACLLCVQLGSGIESEEILKTLGPVLKKIICDGTASIQARQACATCLGVCCFIVTDDITELYSTMECLENIFTKSYQRERDTNGISSTHNTVLHISALLAWTLLLTICPVSEVKKKLEMHLHKLPNLLSCDDVNMRIAAGETLALLFELAREMEADFFYEDMELLTQKLKALATDGNKHRAKVDKRKQRSVFRDVLRAVEERDFPTETVKFGPERMYIDCWVKKQTYDTFKELLGSGMQYHLQSNEFLRNVFELGPPVMLDAATLKTMKISRFERHLYNSAAFKARTKARSKCRDKRTDVGEFF
- the IFRD1 gene encoding interferon-related developmental regulator 1 isoform X2, translating into MKAQSSAPQKPKETGGQHRNVQPFSDEDASIETMSHCSGFSDPASFTEEGPEVDEEATQEDFEYKLKGFIDLTLDKSAKTRQAALEGLKNALTSKILYEFILERRMTLTDSIERCIKKGKSDEQSAAARLACLLCVQLGSGIESEEILKTLGPVLKKIICDGTASIQARQACATCLGVCCFIVTDDITELYSTMECLENIFTKSYQRERDTNGISSTHNTVLHISALLAWTLLLTICPVSEVKKKLEMHLHKLPNLLSCDDVNMRIAAGETLALLFELAREMEADFFYEDMELLTQKLKALATDGNKHRAKVDKRKQRSVFRDVLRAVEERDFPTETVKFGPERMYIDCWVKKQTYDTFKELLGSGMQYHLQSNEFLRNVFELGPPVMLDAATLKTMKISRFERHLYNSAAFKARTKARSKCRDKRTDVGEFF